Proteins from one Nodularia sp. LEGE 06071 genomic window:
- a CDS encoding HetZ-related protein, whose protein sequence is MKANLANLPTSQSALFCDVSPSELLADNHNSLKQLLYQEMQAQVKAASECVEAVSQRIATEVKRICDKSSRIQQSGQIESWQVSLARHRLQKCLHYYQLGSRRGRVELHSTLGAMVYRHVTIAGSELGFNARYSLIEDFLQAFYIEAIKAFRRENEMPEDYQPRTQLELAEYIAFTEQYAKRRINLPGGNNQQLIILRAQGFARRQPQETTVDIEMAVESAKSEEAESYQRNSAVQQIRSQMIAQTNFDPSDESERDRVIAELVKYLEAQGQSDCVDYLTLKLQDLSAPEIDQILGLTSRQRDYLQQRFKYHVEKFAKNHHWQLVHQWLGAGLEQKLGLTSGQWETFVSVLSPEQQEILQLKVSRQSDQAIAKSIKCTPKQLQKRWTQMLEVAWDIRNGQNDVQAS, encoded by the coding sequence ATGAAAGCCAACCTTGCAAATCTACCAACTTCTCAATCCGCTTTGTTCTGCGATGTTTCGCCTTCTGAATTGCTGGCGGACAATCACAATAGCTTGAAACAACTGCTATATCAAGAAATGCAAGCTCAAGTCAAGGCGGCATCTGAGTGTGTAGAAGCCGTATCACAGCGCATAGCTACAGAAGTTAAAAGAATATGTGATAAAAGCTCCCGCATCCAACAATCTGGGCAAATCGAATCATGGCAAGTGAGTTTAGCTAGGCATCGCCTGCAAAAATGCCTGCATTACTACCAACTGGGTTCTAGACGGGGAAGAGTGGAATTACATAGTACTTTGGGTGCTATGGTTTACCGTCATGTGACGATCGCGGGTTCAGAGTTGGGGTTTAATGCTCGTTACAGTCTGATTGAAGATTTTCTGCAAGCGTTTTACATCGAAGCTATTAAAGCTTTCCGGCGAGAAAATGAAATGCCAGAAGATTATCAGCCCCGGACTCAGTTAGAATTGGCAGAATACATTGCGTTTACAGAGCAATATGCCAAACGCCGGATTAATTTACCTGGTGGCAATAATCAGCAATTGATTATTCTCCGCGCTCAAGGTTTTGCACGTCGTCAGCCCCAGGAAACGACTGTGGATATTGAAATGGCGGTGGAATCTGCTAAGAGTGAAGAAGCAGAATCTTACCAGCGTAACTCGGCGGTGCAACAGATCAGATCACAGATGATTGCCCAAACCAACTTCGATCCATCGGATGAGTCGGAGCGCGATCGCGTGATTGCGGAATTGGTAAAATACTTGGAAGCTCAAGGTCAATCTGACTGTGTGGATTACCTGACGCTGAAATTACAAGACCTCTCAGCCCCAGAAATTGACCAAATTCTTGGTTTAACTAGCCGTCAGCGCGATTATCTACAACAGCGTTTTAAATATCATGTGGAAAAATTTGCCAAAAATCACCACTGGCAATTAGTTCATCAATGGTTAGGTGCGGGTTTAGAGCAAAAGTTGGGTTTAACTTCTGGGCAATGGGAAACCTTTGTGAGTGTATTATCTCCTGAGCAGCAAGAAATTTTGCAGTTGAAAGTTAGCCGACAGAGTGATCAGGCGATCGCTAAATCTATTAAATGCACACCCAAACAACTACAAAAGCGCTGGACTCAAATGCTAGAAGTCGCATGGGATATCCGTAATGGTCAAAATGATGTTCAAGCCAGTTAA